Proteins from one Amycolatopsis endophytica genomic window:
- a CDS encoding TetR/AcrR family transcriptional regulator, producing MGRRRALDVQELVDAAARVFERKGYTDATLADIAAEAGISKPTVYQYVKSKQELLETIVEQAVYPLRDGIDKIAASEWSAADKLDAYIELHVLSAIRYKPYYAVLTSDQHQLSPQALRRYQSWARSVNRSAAGLLEQGQREGVVRDDIDVPVVVNLLNSTLTSIARWYRPGDRVNSDQIVAEVGKYLGGLITRE from the coding sequence ATGGGGCGTCGGCGCGCGCTCGACGTTCAGGAGCTGGTCGATGCGGCCGCCCGGGTGTTCGAACGCAAGGGCTACACGGACGCCACGCTGGCCGACATCGCCGCCGAAGCGGGGATCAGCAAGCCCACGGTTTACCAGTACGTGAAGTCCAAACAGGAACTACTGGAGACCATCGTCGAACAGGCCGTCTACCCCTTGCGGGACGGCATCGACAAGATCGCGGCGAGCGAGTGGTCGGCGGCGGACAAACTCGACGCCTACATCGAGCTGCATGTTCTCTCCGCCATCCGGTACAAGCCTTACTACGCGGTCCTCACGTCCGACCAGCACCAGCTGTCACCCCAGGCGTTGCGCCGCTACCAGTCCTGGGCGCGGAGCGTGAACCGCTCGGCCGCCGGACTGCTCGAACAGGGGCAACGCGAGGGAGTGGTCCGCGACGACATCGACGTCCCGGTCGTCGTCAACCTGCTCAACAGCACGCTCACGTCGATCGCTCGCTGGTACCGCCCCGGAGACCGGGTCAATTCCGATCAGATCGTCGCGGAGGTCGGCAAGTATCTCGGCGGACTCATTACGCGCGAGTAA
- a CDS encoding thiolase family protein, with protein sequence MPREVDIVGAGITPFGKRRDMSLRSLAADAMTSAIDDAGLTPADIGLLVFGNAMAGVLTGQEMIRGQVAATEAGLAAIPVLNVENACTSSSSAVHVALAAIRSGMYDTVLVCGAEKMTGLPTRTVLDAMTSGADIERIPEVTRELTGGADKVESFFMAVYSQMTRAYQARSGATADDLADVAVKNSAHGALNPNAQYRRALSREEVLGSRPVAPPLTTLMCSPIADGAAALVLRAADLDNSERAPVRVRACVLGSGVPGADSPAIPLERRTAQAAYAQAGVGPEDLDVVEVHDAASPNELIMYEELGLCGVGEGPKLLASGATALGGRVPVNPDGGLVSRGHPVGATGCAQLVELVTQLRGRAGGRQVPGARIGLAENAGGYLHPDPAACTVTILERSGA encoded by the coding sequence ATGCCGCGGGAAGTCGACATCGTGGGAGCGGGGATCACCCCCTTCGGCAAGCGGCGGGACATGTCGCTGCGGTCGCTGGCAGCCGATGCCATGACCTCGGCGATCGATGACGCCGGCCTCACACCCGCCGACATCGGCCTGTTGGTGTTCGGGAACGCGATGGCAGGCGTGCTCACCGGGCAGGAGATGATCCGAGGCCAGGTTGCCGCGACGGAGGCCGGGCTCGCCGCGATCCCCGTGCTCAACGTGGAAAACGCATGCACGTCGTCGTCGAGCGCGGTCCATGTCGCGCTGGCCGCGATCCGGTCCGGGATGTACGACACGGTGCTCGTGTGCGGCGCCGAGAAGATGACCGGGCTGCCGACGCGGACCGTGCTGGACGCGATGACCAGCGGCGCGGACATCGAACGCATCCCGGAGGTCACGCGCGAACTGACCGGTGGCGCGGACAAGGTCGAGTCGTTCTTCATGGCGGTCTACTCGCAGATGACCCGCGCCTACCAGGCCCGATCCGGGGCGACCGCGGACGACCTGGCGGACGTGGCGGTGAAGAACTCCGCCCATGGCGCGCTGAACCCCAACGCCCAGTACCGGCGCGCGCTCAGCCGGGAGGAGGTGCTGGGCAGCAGGCCGGTAGCGCCCCCGCTGACGACACTGATGTGCTCGCCGATCGCTGACGGCGCTGCCGCGCTGGTGTTGCGCGCTGCCGATCTCGACAACTCCGAGCGCGCTCCGGTTCGCGTCCGTGCCTGCGTGCTCGGGTCGGGTGTGCCTGGGGCCGATTCGCCCGCGATTCCGCTGGAACGCCGCACAGCGCAGGCCGCCTACGCGCAGGCCGGTGTCGGTCCGGAGGATCTCGACGTCGTGGAGGTGCACGACGCGGCCTCGCCCAACGAACTGATCATGTACGAAGAACTCGGGCTGTGCGGAGTTGGCGAGGGCCCGAAGCTGCTCGCTTCGGGCGCGACAGCGCTGGGCGGCCGGGTGCCGGTGAATCCTGACGGTGGCCTTGTCTCGCGTGGGCATCCGGTCGGCGCCACCGGCTGTGCCCAGCTCGTCGAACTGGTCACGCAGCTGCGCGGCCGGGCAGGTGGGCGTCAGGTGCCCGGTGCCCGGATCGGCCTGGCCGAGAATGCCGGCGGCTACCTGCATCCCGACCCGGCCGCGTGCACGGTGACGATCCTGGAGAGGTCAGGCGCATGA
- a CDS encoding enoyl-CoA hydratase/isomerase family protein translates to MTDEVLTERRGATLWLRLNRPHALNSLTDGLLDALSRGLDIAASDKDIRVVVVAGEGRAFCAGADLLAFPEPDAVRDFLHRVGMVFDRIESFPKPVIAAVHGIAAGGGLELLLCADLVVASRSARFADAHANYGLLPGAGGSVRLPRRIGPARAKHLMFTGAALPAEEFANTDLVTIFTENERLVEETDALAESMAGKSPLGLAAMKQLVAEGLEIDAAEALRRERDRLIAHARSSDFAEGIRAFSEKRTPVFTGHTPQTPRSDHP, encoded by the coding sequence ATGACCGACGAGGTGCTGACCGAACGGCGGGGCGCCACGCTCTGGCTTCGACTGAACCGCCCGCACGCGCTCAACAGCCTGACCGACGGCCTTCTCGACGCGCTCAGTCGCGGGCTCGACATCGCGGCGTCCGACAAGGACATCCGTGTGGTCGTAGTCGCCGGTGAGGGCAGGGCATTCTGCGCCGGCGCGGATCTTCTGGCGTTTCCCGAACCCGATGCGGTGCGAGACTTCCTGCATCGAGTCGGCATGGTCTTCGACCGGATCGAGAGCTTCCCCAAGCCGGTCATCGCGGCTGTGCACGGTATCGCGGCCGGTGGAGGACTGGAGCTGCTGCTGTGCGCCGATCTGGTGGTGGCCTCGCGTTCGGCGCGGTTCGCCGACGCGCACGCGAACTACGGGCTCCTCCCGGGCGCGGGCGGCTCTGTGCGGTTGCCACGCCGTATCGGGCCCGCGCGGGCGAAGCACCTGATGTTCACCGGTGCCGCGCTGCCCGCGGAGGAATTCGCGAACACCGACCTCGTCACGATTTTCACCGAAAACGAGCGACTCGTCGAAGAGACCGACGCGCTGGCCGAGTCGATGGCCGGAAAGAGCCCGCTGGGGCTGGCCGCGATGAAGCAGCTCGTTGCCGAAGGACTCGAGATCGATGCGGCCGAAGCCCTTCGCCGCGAACGCGACCGCCTGATCGCGCATGCCCGCTCATCCGACTTCGCCGAAGGTATCCGCGCGTTCAGTGAAAAACGCACCCCCGTCTTCACCGGCCACACGCCGCAAACACCGAGGAGTGACCACCCGTGA